One Arachis hypogaea cultivar Tifrunner chromosome 2, arahy.Tifrunner.gnm2.J5K5, whole genome shotgun sequence genomic window, GAGGGGGACAAAGATAGACAAAAAGGTGGGAGAAGGAGTTACGGCAGAGAAGAATTGGGAAAAAAGCGTTAGGAGGGATAGGGTTAATCATTAAATGGCACGTATACATATATAGTGTAAAGTGGGAAACTGCTTCGAATACTTTTTTTCGTagaaaatgagtaattaatgTACTTCGTTTATTTTTGGGAAAATAAACGATTTATATTTAAACTAGTTCGatggaagaaaaaaaaggaagagataataatttagttagaTAATAGCTTAAATTAACATTTCGTGTTAATATAGTTTTAAGtttgtttttcaatttcaatgCTCAACTTTAATAATTACGTCTAGAATCTCTTCGATTCACTTGCCGAACCCACAAATGGAGCATCAGTTACAGTGGGCGTAAATGAAGGCGTATGTGGCACGGTACCCGACTTATCTGGTAATgcgatttaaggtttagggtttagcatcGGAAGGACGAACAGATATTTTGGAATGTGCTGGTGTGCCTTAGCAACTGCATGCCAACTAAGACACGGCCATGTGTGTGTCTTCGAACGGCTGGCGCCGCAAGACTACCGACTACATATATATTGAGAACTCCTGTATCCTAAACCCCCTAGCCACAGCCCCCCAACCCCATCCAAGTAACTCGGTCCATGGTGTTTTCTTGCCTCAATTTGTCAAGTACGGTGGTGCAAGCTGCATGTCCATACATCTGTATCTTTAATCTATATGTTATTTCCAGGCATACAATTCTACCTTGCCCTCATTAACTTATGCTTTAGATGATAAACACAATAATCATTTCTATTGTTAATATGCACATAGCATTGCAAATAGACTGATCTCCCAATATTAGAAATGTATGTCAATTAGTGCCTATGAAGTTTGAATGTAATTTTAAGCTATGAAGCTTGAATGTAATTCGATTCACTTCACCTACTTTTTGTagctttgaattttgaattttgaaacttCACACTGATTTGTTAATACCCTAAAAATGATAATTAGTAGTGGTTGTTTACTGATTCAGAGTTGTTGCCGTGCTTCATTTAGTGCATTTTATTCATCACTTCCGGTGTTTTAAGCGTGTGTTTTAAATTACATCCAAAAGCCATGATCCCTTACAAAGAATTTCAAAACCACGATTGAACCACGTGCATTTTCCAACGAGTTTTTTTAGGAGACGTGCATCTGAATATCCACTGAACGTTACAACCAATTACATACAAAATATCCACTTACCATACATACAAAATATCCACTAAACATAGAATCGCTATAAACATGCCCCTAACAACCATGTCCGGTTCAACAAAAGGGTGGACAATGACCGATTAATAATACATCATGTTTGACAGTGGATTTGCAACTATTCGCATGACACCACTTCACACCTCCACTTCTTGAATCTCGATTAAAATCAGTGATATCTAGAGCACATCCACATACCAACAAAAGCCAACATAGCAAAAACTTGTTTTAACGTCGACAACCTATAGACGGTTCTGTACCCAGATGAAATGCAGACAATATTCAGTGTGCGGCTACAGCCTACCGGAGAACGTGAAAGGGTTTGACCAACCTACCGTTGCAACACACAGTGGTGACGATTGTAGGCCCCCTTTACTCAATTGGCGAGAGACATGACTGGCCAGAACGTGTTGGTCCCAGCAAAGTCGTTGTTAGCAAACCCATCCTGCGTGTCACTATTGGAGCATTGGAACGAAGAAATTTCCGCGATCGCATACAGATCGCTGGATAGGTTATCATAGAGCTGACACCAATGTAAAAAACAAATGATTAGATCCATTTAACAGAGTAGAAAACTTAACTATATCATCTATAAAGCGACTAACCCACCATGTCAGTGTCCATCGAATCCATGCCATCTGTAACTGCGTTGGATGATTCCATTGTGCGGCGGTCCGGACACGTAGTCCTGTTGTGTCCCACCTCCCGGCACAAACGACATCGCTGGGTTTTCTTTCCACCATGAGCACCGTTACCCTTTGTATTGCGCCTGAGTGGATTCCGCACCGGGGCTCTGCCACCCTCAGTAGGTGGCCCCTCAGGTGAAAAACTGGTGTCCCCTGCATCTTCGTTCTCGAAGTGCTTCAGCATCAGCACGGCAATGTCTCTTGCAAACTGGAACTTTTCGGTGCTGTGACATGCAATCTTGCACACTTTCTGGTACCAATCCATCAGGCACCAGTGTTGCGTCAGTTGTACAGAATCCCAAATCACGCCCATCGACTGCACCGCCACAAGTTTTGCATCCTTGGTCCATCTCGGCAATATCAGAGACCTTGAGATCACATGAACATTGTTAAGAACAAGCACCGCAATTATATGTTCGCAGGGGACCCCAAAACATTCCATTCTCATGCACGTGCATCGGACCTCCCTCGTATCAGACGTTGCAACAACACGCCAATCCTTCCCCGGAGTGTCGTATCGAGAGATGGTGTGGATAAAATAGGAACCGTTGTCTTCAGAGTCAACCACCCTCATTGCACAGGCCCTGTCAAGAATGGGAACAAACAAATAGAATATCGCACGAGTGTAGTTGTCGGCTGCACTCCGCTCCAGCTGTTTCAGGTTGGTGGTCATAACAGGGTCACCCTTTGCACACTCGAAATCAGCCTCCACCTCCTTTGCGCGCACGAACATCAAGCATCGATGGAAATGACGTAAAAACTCAGTGTAACTGTATCGAGACTTAACATACCGTGATATCACAGCGTGCAAGCCCTCGCACCTTGATGTTGTTCGAAATCTGGCAAAGAACTTTTCCCGTATGTGTGATGTGGCCCAACTGTGCCTTCTCTCATACATGTCCTGTACCCATCTTTTATCGGTGACGCCAAATTTCTCAACCATCTCAAACCACTTTTTCTGGAATGTTCGGACCTCGTAGTCGCCAAGCATGCAATCCCTAAACATCCTAGTGAATTTAGGCTTTCCGATGTTGCTTGTGGCGTTTCGGAGTAGATGCCAAGCGCAGAGTCGATGGTGAGCCTCTGAAAAAACTTGCTCGATCACAGACTTCATTTGCCTGTCACCGTCGGTTATTATAGACACGGGAGCCTTTCCTTTCATTGAAGTTTGCAACTGCTGAAGCAGCCAGACATAGGTCTCTTCTTTCTCGTCTGCCACCAGTGCAGCGGCAAAGACAATGGTGATTCACACTGGAGAATACTACAAGAGGTGAAAGGTAAACGTTTTTCATGTACGTTACATCAAATGCAACCACGTCTCCAAACACCTGGTAATCAATTTGGCTGGTGCCGTCACACCAAAACAAATGTTGCAACACGCCCTCACCGTCAACAACTTCCTTGTAGTACAATGCTGGATCATTTGCCTTGCACTCTCGGAGATACCTTAGGCACGATACCGCATCTAGGCAACCCTCCCTTCGTTGCTTCGCATTTACATTGTGCATGTTCCTTGTTATGTATGGGACATTATGATACCTGCCGGGCAGGCTCGCCATAAAACTGTGGATTCAGGAGACGCCAATGCCCCCTTTGCGCATGTCGTTCATCTGCTCGATGTCCGCTTCGCTCATCCTCCGATGGCCCAGGAGCATGGAAGAAAATCGCAACTTAAGAACGTGGTGGTTATGCGCGTCTGAAAAGTACGCAACGTGCCAACGTCCTGATTCATCGTCCATGCGGAGTAGCATCCTTGCAGGGCATCCACACCGTGTCTCGGCCCTCGGCCTCTTTTGCCGGTTAAGCATCGAGTAGAACTTCGGGGATCGGTACCCTTGTCGGTGGCACACGAACTCCTGCCGTATCCTTACTTCGCCGCATTTTTCGCTTCTGGAACGTCTCGCGTCGAAGCCATGGTGCTTTGCATATTGCTGGTAGAACTCAAATGCAATGTCAACATCTGCGAAATTAAACTGAAGAACATCCTCCTCactcaaatttaaaaaatcaacccAACCTATCGACTCGCCGGAATCAACAGCGTAAAATTCGTCGTCCGCATAATTGTCAGACATTCCTCCGGCGCCGTCCAAATTGTCTTCCAATTCAAATGCATCCCCATTGTCGACATCAGCGTCTGCATGATGGTCGTGTTCTGTATCATCTTCCTGAAAATCGTACTCGTGCGACTCCATCCCTGCAGAGCCTTCGCCCTCAAACGATCCAACTCCGTGGTCTGCTCCGTCGGACATCTCTGCTTCATCGGCGACGCGCACGCCCCCAGTGGTATCTTCATCCCTGGCAACCCTGTGCCAAACAGCAACAATGCGGTAATTTAGTGAAACACGCAAAATTGGAGGATGTACTTTAAAGACAATTGCAGACCTATGAcgaagaataagggggatatttGTAAATCAAGTGAAGAGTGATAATACAACGGGTACCTTCTTTCCATTGATGGAGACGGCGAAGCCATCTACTGTCGAAGACAACCAACAATGCAGATCAGGTACCATCATCGTCAGAGGTGAGGCTGTTTGTGTGGGGGGGAGAAGAAGTTAGATGAGTTGGGAGGTTTCAGTCGTTCTCGGTGGTGGAGATAGGAAGGGACGAAGAGGCGACAAAGCGAAAGGGGAGGAAGAGGCGAcggaggagaatgggaggaagAGGGTGCGATTGCGACGGAGGGGAAGGGGAGAAAGCGGGTGCGATTGCGACAGAATGAAAGGGGAGTGGAAGGGAAGGAAGAGGGCGGCAGTAATAGTTGACTAATTCTAACAATTAAGTTAACtgtattcattttaaaaaataaaaagtgaccCCTCTATTTTGTGCGAAATTGTACAAAAGACCCAACAAAAACATACATTTTTATTCCGGCCTTTCCTAACTTATCGGTGCGCCAAACAATAAAATTGCGTTTCAGTGCGCTATATAAGCCGCGTACTGAATCCGTGCCCAGAAACAAATTGGGAAGGAAGAAAGGTCTATAACGGTATGGCATAACACTTGCGCATTTGTCTGCCTTGGCTGACACTTATGCTCGAGGTGGTATTTTCCATCGAAAGAAGTTAAAATAGTGTCATGACAATTCTAtttctttatatcttttgatatTAATGGCAATAGAAAACAAGAATTTAATTTGAATGCACTAATAttataaaattcttaattttacagttatttaatcggttttatattttttaagtagagtttaaaaattaattacttttacaTAACAATACAAAATTGTTAAATTAATTGTGTGTAAAAACTCTTTTACACTTGGTGCATAAAAATCAAATCCAATATATGGTTTCGTTTGGTTGATGTAGAATTGTAGATATGACATTAAAGACATTCAAAATATTTGTCTTATGTATTGAATaaacaaatcaaacaaatatTCAAAAAGACTAAATTACTCCCAATTCAACCACCAACTACACCACCACCAATGCACACCCACCACCAACACTACCACCACCAACATTGTTCTAACTCTAAGAGTAGGTTCTTGATAAATACTTGGGACTGTTGGGAGTACATGGAAGTTAAGTGAAAAGATAAAATAGGGAAAAtataaatatcaaaaataaaatttcctCTTCGATGAATAAATCTTTAAATAATATGAGCGCATTTCTTTCTAACTTCTCTATAAAATCATGAGTTTTCTCAAGAAGTACCTTGCATTATTCAAAATTTCTAATTGTAATTTCACGTATTTACCTTGCTATCCTTTGCAATTATACCAGAGTGAAACTATTGGATTCTCCCCAGAGAATATAAACCCAAAGGTTTCATAGAGAGCAATATTCACATTAACCGGAAATAGAAAGTCTCAGAAAATGATGTGCATATCAGCAGATGCATCttaatatagatatagatagataatttacaaatataacatataagccaaatttatgagtgaaatctCCCAATCTTATCGCCAGCAATGCAGAGAAACAAATGCAAACACAAGTATAATGAACATATTCGGAGTGTAAAGCACTGCAAAAGTGCAGTCTTTTTCTTTGTGATAGGGGAAGTACCATCTTGATGAACTGAAGATGAAGGATGGTTCATAACATACCATGGCAATGGCAGCGACAGTGGCATAGGAATTCAAATCCAGTTGCCACTGATAAGCCTAGCACCAATGTGGTCAAGGTGCTTAATGTTTGCAAAGGCCTTCAAGTTGCCCTCCCTGAAAAGAGCCTCTACCTTGCGCTCACCGATCTCTCGTCATCAATGACCGCAACGGCAGTGGGGCCAGCACCGCTGATGGTGCAGCCGAAAGCACCTGCGTCGAGAGCAGCCCTCTTGATGCCCTCCATGCCGGGAATCAAGGGGGCACAGCAAGGCTCAACAATCTTGTCAGAGGAGAGAGCCTTCCCAAGCACCGGTGAGTCCCCCTGCAGGACCCACGCCACCAAAGCCCCTGCCTGGCTGCAGTTCCAGACACGATGCGGCATTCCAATCTCCAAAGGGAGGGCAGCTCGCAGCTTTTTTGGGGCCTCAAACTCTGGCATCACCACAAAAGCTTTAAAGAGTAATGACCTAAGTTTCAAGAAGCCAATTCGCAAATGAAGCAGAATTTTTTCTCAAGAAAATTCACTTGAACAAACTCATAACATCTTAACATATGAAGGCAGAAGAATTATTTTATAGAAAATCATATTACTTCTCTGATTTTCTCAATTCCAGCGGCAGCAATGAAAGAGTCTATAGTTTTTCCACATCTATGAGAAGTTACGACTTCTCAATGTGCTTCCTTTGCCTGCTTCACCACCTCAATGACCTCTGTAACAGTTCCAACTTGGTTGATCTATATTACAAAGAGAAATCatcatatttaatgtttttcaTAAACAATAATATCACATACGGAGTTGaaaattatttctttttcattttctttgctAAAATGTCATATACTTTAGGAATATATTTGTTGATATCCGAATAGAGTAGGCATCATGTATTGCTTACTGCTAAATGCTAATAGAAGTCGAATGTATACAATTAGCATTTAGGGATATTGATAAAACAATGTTAAAATTATGAGTGACAGCTCACGTGATAATGCAATAAACAATTTTATGACAGACACCATGTAAGGATTATACcaaaaataattaagaattgAAACTTTAGAGAGCAGTAGAGCACATACCTGATAGGTTCATAGAtaaatgaggatgtgcatcagaACTTCATCTTGTGATTATTACTTGAAACATCCTTGTGATTGTTACTTTCTAAACTttgccaaaagaaaaaaaaataacacaaaagtAAGGTTAGGACAGTTTCTCAAAAGGGTATTTATCCGATTCTCTTAATGCAAATATTTCATATAATCCTGGAGGAATTTTCacctataagaaaaaaaaatttaacttataATTGGGCACCCTAGACAGAAGAAAGGCACAATTACTGGGGAATGAAATATACATCAGAACCACTCCATGGAAGAGTTGGCAATTCAGCTGCTTGAGCAATCAATGATAAACCAATTTTATCTCTTgccttaaaatataattataggaAAAGGGACTCTCTTACCGCACTAATTCAAAACCTACATGTAGTGTCAGCATGGTGTGTTAAGCGCAGAAAAAGGACTCTATTACCCACACTGATTCAAAATCAACTAATCGTTTTTTTCTAAATGGTAATTTTCAAATTCCTTGCTATAAAGGTTGAAGAGCTCCCAATAACCACAGGCTTTGAAGATATTTCAACTGCAGAAACCTTCACATCCTAGTTTGCTTCTTATCAGCATAGATTTTGAGggtgaaaataaaacaaaataaataataaaaaaaaagagcgcACAATCCAAAACCAAATCCGAATCAAGCATTTGGCAAAGGTCAACAACAGTGAAGGACAACAGTATCATCATCACACATGACTTCAacataaaaatcacaaaaatctaTTTACATCAAAATGCAGCAGTTTGCACCAAAAACTTAATCCCACAAAAGACAGTAAAATTTGAAAGGAAAACTTTCCAACTTCTAAAACAAAGATAGAAGGAAAGGATATATGGTATAGTTAAAATACCATATTGAACTTAACTGTTACATTTAATGGAATTTAAGTATTATTTTTAAGCTTACAAGGTCAAGTAAAAGCAATTAGAATCCTAAAAGCTGCATTTCCGAGAACCTGTTTCTCCTCTGTTTGTAGTAAAGAAGCCAAACAAAAATCTTTAGTTTAGAAGGGAAGATTTTCTTTTGAAGCAGCACAGTTATTATGCACTCATACTGATTCTTCTTCACACAAACAAAAGCACCCTGCTTAAGTGCATATGAAAGAACTCTTTGGCATTTGTTAAATGCTTTTTTCTTCGTTTAAATCCTGGTGCTACTAATAAGCCTAGCACCAACGCGATCAAGGTGCTTAACGTTAGCACAGGCCTTCAAGTTGCCCTCCTTGAGAAAAGCCTCTACCATGCGCTCACCGATCTCCATTCCTTTGCGCTCGTCGTCAATGACCGCAACGGCAGTGGGGCCAGCGCCGCTGATGGTGCAGCCGAAAGCACCTGCGTCGAGAGCGGCTCTTTTGACGCCCTCCATGCCGGGAATCAAGGGGGCACGGCGAGGCTCAACAATCTTGTCGGAGGAGAGAGCCTTCCCGAGCGCCGGCAAGTCCCCCTGCAGGACCGACGCCACTAGGGCCCCCGCCTGGCTGCAGTTCCAGACGTGGTGCGGCATCCCAATTTCCGAAGGGAGGGCAGCTCGCATCTTCTTTGTTGGGGCCTCAAACTCTGGCGTCACCAGCACGAAGAAAAGCTCCTTCTCCGCCGGGAACGTCAGCTGGATCAAATCCAGGGGCTCGTAGTTGCGGATCAGCACGAACCCCCCCATGATCGCCGGAGCCACGTTGTCGGCGTGGTAACCAGAAACCTTCTCCTCCGACTTCAGGGAAGCCAGGACGAGCTCCTGCACCCCCAGTTTGTTGCCAAAGATCTCGTTGACAGCCACGGCGGCTGCGGCGGCGCTGGCGGCGCTGGACCCCAGGCCACTTCCCAAGGGGAGACCCTTctgaagagagagggagaggccGACGGAGCGGATTCCAAGCATCTTCATGACTTCGAGCGCCGCGATCCCTGCGCAGTTCCAGAGAGGGTTTTTGCTCAGCCTGGTAGTGTTGTTGCCCGTACCGGATATGTCAGAGATGGAGATCTCTCCTGGGTGGACGTGTGGGTCAACGGTGAGGGAGACTGTGTCACCGAGGCCATCGACGGCGCAGCCGAGGAAGTCGAAGCCGGGACCAAGATTAGCGACGGTTGCTGGAGCAAAGGCTTTGACGGAGGTGCAGACGGGGTGGGGCTCGGTCTTGGTGATGGCGTTGGTTTTTGAGGGGACGGAGAGGTTGCATCTGATCCTGGTCCTCCTCCTGTGTGTTGGAATGGCGATTGTGATGCAGATggctcctccttcttctttcagATCCAAAGGAGATGCAGATGCAGATGCAGATGAAGGATGTGGACAGGGACAGAGGAAGCACGCTGCCATCGGATCGGGGCCACTCTTTCTCACTCACTGTTTCTTCTTTTTGACGGTAGCTAAGCTCACTAACTGATGTGAGCATTAAAACCCTAAACTAAACCAATGGGTTCGTCGTACAAAGTGGAATGTCCAAGGCCCTTTCTTTTCAGCACGCTAAGCCTATCCAGTCGTATTTGTAAACGCAGTGTTCATGGCCCGGATTGTACTAGGTTTAATTAGACCCGAAAATGGATCTAAAAAGAAAGCTAGATATTATTTTGATCTCCTTCTAAagcaatttaaaataaattatgttaAATGGAATCAATCTCatataaaattagtatatataaatttgtaaattttatatataaaaataataaaattttatttttaaaaattaaatttaataaatattatattatatttatattaaaataaattattttaaaataaaaataatattttataattaaaaaaatattaaaatataaaagtataatattattaattttattataaaatatatatttttactataaaaaaaatttaagctaGTCCAAGTGACCTGAAGCATAACCCGACCCAAAAATGACATCGGATAAAAATAACAAATCAGAACCTGATAAAATATATCTTAGGCCTGGACCAACCTGAGTCTTAAACACCCCTATTTGTAAATATTCTTTTAGGTAGTGTTTATTTTGAGGTATTGAAGCTAAAATTGGAATACTGTGACTCAATATtgtgtttattgatttgaaaCTGGAACTAAAATTTCAGTCACGGAACACAAAATTTTAGTCTCTTTAGTACTTCCTAGTACTTCCAGAAAGTGGAAACAGGAGATTAAAATTTTAGGGGATGCAAATTGAAAATTTACTGATAACTTATCTCAAGAATACCCAAAATCCAAATTAATAATTCTACCTTTACCTTCTTACTATATCTAATTAGGGCATCTTCTATActttttactttcctgttctctCAATCGCAAGTCACTAAAGAGCTCCATTTGAAGCGAAGCCCCTATTGATGCCGCCAGTACCACCACCGTGTTGCCGTCATCATAGAAGCCTCTCAGGGTTCCAAAAACACGCTCGAAATCCTTCCACGTCACTCACAAAGTTCCTATTGGTGACAATCCTTGTGTTAGAGCAAAAAATATTTAGGTTAGAATCTTGGTTAACTTGCTTCTTTTTTAATGTTTGATTCATAAAATACTCCAAACTAATTTAacaaattatgattttttttatctaattcttTTTTTTCAGTTGGTGGATAAGGATCCGGAGAGAGTAATTTTACTGTTTTGGGCAACCATTAATGCTGGAGATAGAATAGATAATGCTTTAAAAGTCACAATTGTGATCAAGCAGTAGAACTGGTCAAAGAAGCCATCGAAGCCATTACATCTCTTCAAAATAAATGCTTTGATCAAGCACAGAAATCCCTTATTCACATCCTCTTGGACCTTCTGGTGGTGAACCTCTTCGAAAACACCATCAAAAGAAAGAGGGAAAGGGATAAGAGATGGAAGGGTTAGGGTTTTCTTTTCTGAATTAGGTATTTAATAACCAAGTGCAATTTGGTCATCACTCATTTtagtttatgtatttattttgaaCCAAATAAAATACTGAGACATAATTTAGTCATGTACATCTGACACCAAATATAATACTAAGACTTAGTTAAGTCTTTGTCTCTCAGTCTCTCTCTTCTGAtctctgtctctcaatctcaATCTCTCTTCCAAACGCTATCTTAAACTTGAAAAAATACTCGCGCATCCCATGCTGTCCAACGATTCCAAAAAAAATACATATCTATATAATAAACTAAATAAGTCACTATATATAGCAATTTATTTGGTATGTGTTAcataaaagatattaaaaaattgtattttgttTATAATTTCTTACTAGTATAATAATCGTAGCATTTTCAcggattttttattaatataaataaattaaatatattaattaccgatttttgtaatttgtagcaTTTTTATGAAAATGCGTAACATGTCACatttcgtttatagtgtaaacgaattGAACTTACACGTATTTCATTTACACAGTAAATGAAATACGGTAGCCGACACGACACTGTGTATTTTGTTTGCATTGTAAACGAAATACGCTTAAATTTAATTCGTTTACAGTGTAGACGAAATACAATAGGACAAACTTGCAGCAACTATAAAAAGGTGTGCAACCCATTGTATTCTTCACATCAAGTTCACCTCCTCCACCTAAACCTTTTCCAAACCATTCATAATGTCTACTGGTAGTATATATTTGGTTGTGTGTGTGTATCCCAATTGCCTAATGAGGAACAGGGATAACGGGGTCGTGTTTGAGTGTGAGAATTCAGTGCTGCTGCACACACAGCGAGTTGCCTCGTTGTCAGAGTTTAAGGGTCTGATATTGAGGCACCTCGATCAAAGTAGGAGTAAAGAGATTGGGAGGATAGGGTATAGGATGCTAGCTCCGATAGAGAATGGAGTATTCCGATTTCGTCTGTTTTGGCTGCGCGACGACGATCATGTGCGGCTGATGTTTGACGTTCATGGCAGAATCATGTGTGAACAAGTGATGGAGCTCTCTGCAGAGGTTGGTGAAGTTGGTGACGATGAATCTAGGCAGTTGGACTTTGTGCAAGATAATCAGCCCCTCGCACCACCGCCTATCCATGTTGCCCGCTCGGTTTATGAGATGGACGTTGACGACGAGGAATCTGACGACAATTATGTTGCGGATAGCAACGACAATGATTCCTCTGTAGATGATGACAAGGTGGAGCTTGTGCCCGAGACTCTGGTGCAGGCACCACACCGTTATCTTTTGCTTGGCCCGCAACCAATTCCGTCTTTGTCGTTAGTGCCATGTCATTATCATACGTTGGACATGGATGCGATGCAAGAGAGAAATCTATTTTTTAACACAGGTGAGAATGATTACAAGTTAGATGAGGGTCTAGAGTTTAGGGTGGGCCATTGATTCAAGAGCAGAAAAGCAATGTTGGAGGGGGTAAAGAATTACAGCATCCGTCGGAGTACAGAGTACCGAGTACTGGAGTCTAAtcgattaaagtaccatgtgcattCCCGACAACACTAAGCAGACTGCCCATGGAGTCTCCGCGTAGCTCTCCGCCAGAATCTTGGATATTGGTAAGTGTACATGTGATCTGTATTCTCAGCTGTTACTTTTATGGTAGATGAAGTCGTGATAAAATTTTGGTTTATTCCTTTAGGGAGGTTCGTAAGGTGGGAGGCGCGCACACGTGCCTTGCTCCCACGATGTCTCAAGATCACCGACAATTCGACAGCACTCTCATCTGCCGTGTCATCCTCCCGCTGATACAATCCAACCCATCGGTGAGGATAGCCACCCTACTGGGAATAGTCAAAcaaagctatcacttcaaactATCGTACAGAAAGGTGTGGCTGGCGAAGTAGAGGGCGATTGCACAGATCTACGGTGATTGGGAAGAATCGTATAACAAGGTGCCCAGGTTATTGCAAGCACTACAAAGCTGTTGTCCCAAAACAGTGTGTGATCTCAGTGTCGTTACGTACTATGACGGGCCCCGCCTGGTGCGTGAATGCAGTATGTTTGATAAGGTTTTCTGGGCCTTCCCGACATGTGTAAAAGCCTTCAAGCACTGCAAACTATTCATATCTGTCAATGGTACGCACCTGTACGAAAAATATGGTGGAGTTTTGCTTCTAAGAGTAGCACAGGACGGGAATGGAAACATACTGTCGGTTGAATTTGCCATTGTAGAATCCGAGAGGACAGAGTCATGGTCTTTCTTCTTGACCAATCTGAGGAGACATGTTTGTCGATAGGATGGTCTGTTGATAATATCAGACTGATCTCAAGCGATAAAGGCTGCACTGCAAAGGGATGACAGTGGTTGGTTCCGTCTTAAAGCCTTCCAAGACACCAACAGAGGAGTACACCCTGCGATGTCTGTGGTCCGGTGGTGGGCTATATGGCAAAGGGAATGGTACGTCCACGCCAGCACCGCAGAACCCCATGACAACATGCGACACCTCTCAAAATCATCTAGAAGCGGGAGCCACCTGAGATGAACGGTGTTTTTCAATTTATCAGTCAATAAG contains:
- the LOC112745395 gene encoding homoserine kinase, with the protein product MAACFLCPCPHPSSASASASPLDLKEEGGAICITIAIPTHRRRTRIRCNLSVPSKTNAITKTEPHPVCTSVKAFAPATVANLGPGFDFLGCAVDGLGDTVSLTVDPHVHPGEISISDISGTGNNTTRLSKNPLWNCAGIAALEVMKMLGIRSVGLSLSLQKGLPLGSGLGSSAASAAAAAVAVNEIFGNKLGVQELVLASLKSEEKVSGYHADNVAPAIMGGFVLIRNYEPLDLIQLTFPAEKELFFVLVTPEFEAPTKKMRAALPSEIGMPHHVWNCSQAGALVASVLQGDLPALGKALSSDKIVEPRRAPLIPGMEGVKRAALDAGAFGCTISGAGPTAVAVIDDERKGMEIGERMVEAFLKEGNLKACANVKHLDRVGARLISSTRI
- the LOC112725977 gene encoding homoserine kinase-like; translation: MPEFEAPKKLRAALPLEIGMPHRVWNCSQAGALVAWVLQGDSPVLGKALSSDKIVEPCCAPLIPGMEGIKRAALDAGAFGCTISGAGPTAVAVIDDERSAYQWQLDLNSYATVAAIAMMHLLICTSFSETFYFRLM